In Pelmatolapia mariae isolate MD_Pm_ZW linkage group LG2, Pm_UMD_F_2, whole genome shotgun sequence, one DNA window encodes the following:
- the cab39l1 gene encoding calcium binding protein 39, like 1: MPFPFGKSQKNPAEIVKSLKDHVAYMEKLDAGDSKKCEKVAEEVSKNLASLKEVLCGTGDKEPQTEAVAQLAQELYNTNLLISLIANLQKIDFEGKKDVVHLFSNIVRRQIGTRTPTVEYISTHPQILFMLLKGYEAPEVALNCGMMLRECLRHEPLARIVLFSEDFFCFFHYVELSTFDIASDAFASFKDLLTRHKIMCADFLENNYDRVFTEYEKLLHSENYVTKRQSLKLLGELLLDRHNFTVMTRYISRAENLKLMMNLLRDNSRNIQFEAFHVFKVFVANPNKTQPVMDILLKNQTKLVEFLGNFQTDRSEDEQFCDEKNYLIKQIKDLKRPTASEEA, from the exons ATGCCTTTTCCTTTTGGAAAGTCTCAGAAGAACCCAGCTGAGATAGTGAAGAGTCTGAAGGACCATGTTGCATACATGGAAAAGCTGGATGCTGGTGACAGCAAGAAGTGTGAAAAG GTTGCAGAGGAGGTGTCCAAAAATCTTGCCTCACTGAAGGAAGTACTTTGTGGAACAGGTGACAAGGAGCCCCAAACTGAAGCAGTGGCTCAGCTTGCACAGGAGCTGTACAACACCAACCTTCTCATTTCTCTCATTGCAAACCTACAGAAGATTGATTTCGAG GGGAAGAAGGATGTGGTCCATTTGTTCAGCAATATTGTGAGACGTCAGATTGGCACCCGCACGCCCACGGTAGAATACATTTCTACACACCCACAGATCCTCTTCATGCTTCTCAAAGG ATACGAGGCTCCAGAAGTGGCTCTTAACTGTGGGATGATGCTGAGAGAGTGCCTGCGTCACGAGCCTTTGGCGAGGATAGTGCTCTTCTCTGAAgacttcttctgcttcttccaTTATGTGGAGCTCTCAACCTTTGACATCGCCTCAGATGCTTTTGCCTCATTCAAG GATCTTCTCACGAGACACAAGATTATGTGTGCAGACTTCCTGGAGAATAATTATGACAGA GTGTTTACAGAGTATGAAAAGCTTCTGCACTCTGAGAACTACGTCACAAAACGGCAGTCTTTGAAG ctcCTAGGTGAACTTCTCCTGGATAGGCACAACTTCACTGTCATGACGAGGTACATCAGTCGGGCAGAGAACTTGAAGCTGATGATGAACCTGCTGAGAGATAACAGCCGAAACATCCAGTTTGAAGCATTCCACGTCTTCAAG GTATTTGTTGCAAACCCCAACAAGACTCAGCCCGTGATGGACATCCTTCTGAAGAACCAGACCAAGCTCGTGGAGTTCCTTGGCAACTTCCAGACGGATAGATCTGAGGACGAGCAGTTCTGCGATGAGAAAAACTATCTGATCAAGCAAATCAAAGACCTGAAGAGACCCACAGCGTCCGAGGAAGCTTAA